The Streptomyces uncialis genomic interval CGCCGCTGTCCTGGTCCTGGACGGACACGGTGGTCTCGGAGGGGGCGCCCACGGAGAAGGTGAACGCGCCGGACACGGGGTGGCTGTCGGCCGACACCACCTGGTAGGTGACGGTGAAGGTGCCGTCGGGCAGCTCGGGCTTCAGCGCGACGGAGTAGCCGGCCTCGCCCTGTTCGCTGGTCGGTCCGGTGTCGACCCGCTCGCCCTTCGGGTCCAGCACCCGCAGGGAGTTGTCGGCCAGGGCCACCTTCTCGGAGAAGGTGATCGAGACCTGTTCGGGCGCCGTGTCGACCACCGATCCCCGTTCCGGGACGCTACCGGTCAGCGCGGCGTGCGCGGACGCGGGCGGGGCACCGGTGAGCACGGCACCGGTGGCGAGCAGGAACAGCAGGAGCAGGCTCCGGAAACGGGGAACGACGGTCAGCATCGGCGGGCCTTCCCTCAGTGATGGTCCGCCGGAGCGGACGGCTGGGACGGGGATGCGTGCGATGACGGCGCGTGCGACGAAGTCGACGACTTGTCGTTCGCCGGGTTGTACGTGGCCTCGCGGACCGGCACCTCGACGGTGTGGACCCCGGACTTCTCGAAGCGCAGCTCCAGCGTCACCGTGTCGCCCTGTACGGGCTTGCGGGTGAGGTCCTCGAACATGAGGTGGTTGCCGCCGCGCGCGAAGTCGAGGGTGCCGTCGGCGGGCACCGGGAAGGACTTCTCCTCCCGCATCCGGCCGCCCTCGGTGGAGTGCAGGGTGACCGTCCCCGCCAGCTCGCTGGTGGCGGACACGAGGGTGTCGGCGCCGCCGGAGTTGGTGACGACGAAGTACCCGGCCGCCAGGTCGGCGGTGGGCGGCGCGGGGATGTACGCGCCGCCGACGGTCAGTTCGGGTTCGCCCCCGGACGCGGACGCCCCGCCGCCGCAGCCGGTGAGCAGCAGTCCGGCGGTGGCCGCCGCGGCCAGCGAGGTCAGGGCGCCGCGCCTCACGGCTTCTCCCCGGTGAGCAGCTTGGGCAGGTCCTTGGCGTAGTCGTCGATGGTCGCGGTGTCGCCGTTGTAGAGGACGTAGCCGTCGTCGGTCTTCGGGGAGAACGCGACGACCTGCTTGCCGTGCATCGACTCCATCTTGCCCTTGGCGTTCTTCTTGGGCGGGTCGATGGCGATGCCGAGCTGCCGGGCCCCGGCCTGGATGGTCG includes:
- a CDS encoding copper chaperone PCu(A)C, which translates into the protein MRRGALTSLAAAATAGLLLTGCGGGASASGGEPELTVGGAYIPAPPTADLAAGYFVVTNSGGADTLVSATSELAGTVTLHSTEGGRMREEKSFPVPADGTLDFARGGNHLMFEDLTRKPVQGDTVTLELRFEKSGVHTVEVPVREATYNPANDKSSTSSHAPSSHASPSQPSAPADHH